The Aerococcus christensenii genome segment TCAAGGCGTTTAGTGAAAAGCTTGATCTTTACCTTAACCCTCGTGGTGGTGGTCTTTGCTTTATTGATGGCTTTCTTGATGAAGTCGGGAGGAACGGGCGCGAAGAAAGACGTGAAGGTAGAGATTCCTACTGGGGCGACGAGTGATCAAATTGCTTATATCTTAGACAAAGAGGGCGTGGTTTTTAGTGGGGATTTGTTCAAGATCTACATGCGGGTGGTGAAACATTCTCCTATTCAGGCAGGCACCTACCAGTTGACGACAGCGTCAGGTTTTGACAAGGCTTTGAATGATTTGCAAGACAAGAAGCACGTGAAGGTGAATGTCTTGTTGTTGAAAGAGGGGCAGACGCTTGAACAGATGGCAGAGGCAATGGCCGCTTATTTCAACCTCTCTAAGCAGGATGTTATGGATCAACTGACAGATCCTGATTTTGTTCAGGAATGTGTCGCTAAGTATCCCAAACTCTTATCGGGTGTGAAGAATAATCAAGACGTTCGTTATCAGTTGGAGGGCTATCTTTTCCCGGCAACTTATGAAGTAAAGCCGACAGATAGCTTGAAGACTTTGGTGGACAAGATGCTTCAAGAGAGTGAGAAGATCCGTCAAAAGTATGCGTCTACTTTCCAGGGACAGGATTTGACTTGGCATCAGATCTTGACTTTGGCTTCGATTATTGAGCGAGAGGCCTCTTCTGATGAGGACCGGCAGATGGTATCTGGGGTTTTCTATAATCGTTTAGAAGCAGGGATGCCGCTTCAGTCGGATGTGACCTTACTTTATGCGCATAAAGCGCATTTGGCTTATGTGACGGAGGCAGATACGCAAATTGATTCGCCTTATAATCTCTACACCAATAAGGGACTAGGCCCAGGACCTTTCAATAGTCCGAGCGAGTCAAGTATTCGGGCCGCTCTTTCTCCTAAGAAGAATGATTATTTCTTCTTTGTGGCGAACTTAGATACGAAGAAAGTCTACTATTCCAAAACCTATGAAGAGCATGAAGCCTTAGTGAAGGAACATGTCAGTGAAGACAACGCAAAATATAATCATTAAAAAATTGGAACAAAAAATTTAAAATAAAGCGATTGCATATTTCACGACATCGTGATAGTATCTTGTTATATTTATGAAACTGTTAGGAGAATGTGAAATGACACAAGAAACCTTTCCAATGACTGAAGAAGGTAAAAAAAGATTAGAAGCTGAATTAGAAGATTTGAAGGTCCGTCGTCGTCCAGAAATTATCGAAAGAATCAAGATTGCTCGAGGGTTCGGGGACTTATCCGAAAACTCAGAATATGAATCCGCTAAGAATGAACAATCGGCCTTAGAAGGACAAATTGCTAAGTTGGAGCACATGATTCGTTATGCTGAAATCATCGATCCTTCTGCAGCGGGTGAAGATACGGTTTCTATTGGTAAACGGGTGAAGTTTATCGAACTTCCTGACGGAGAAGCAGAAACCTATGAAATCGTCGGAAAAGCAGAAGCTGATCCGTTCGGTGGACGTATCTCGAATGAATCTCCTATCGCCAAGGCCATCATTGGTCATCAAGTGGGCGAAAAGGTGGATATTGAAACCCCAGGCGGACAATTTACGGTTGAAATTCTATCTGTGGAGACCGCTTAATTTTATCTACAAATTCTAAACGAGAAGAGGGCAGAGGTCCTCTTTTTTTGTAGTGGAGGAATAAAGGAACTTGCTTCTTGGAGGAAAGTGTAGTATTCTAATAAAGTGTGTTTGAACACACCTATTTCACACGTTGTGGATGAAGACGCCGGGTGCTCAGATGAGTAGCGCCTTTTAGAAGCAACGGAGGAAAATAAAACCAAATGGAGGTATTTACATGGCTCAAGTAAGCATGAAACAATTATTAGAAGCTGGTGTCCACTTCGGTCACCAAACACGTCGTTGGAATCCTAAGATGGATCGTTACATTTTCACAGAACGGAACGGAATCTACGTTATCGACCTACAACAAACCGTTAAGTTGATTGACGAAGCTTATGACTTCATCCGTGACATCGCTGCAGAAGGTGGGAACATCTTATTTGTAGGGACCAAGAAACAAGCTCAACAAGCGGTTGAAGAAGAAGCTATTCGTTGTGGCCAATACTACGTTAACCATCGTTGGTTAGGTGGTTTGTTAACCAACTGGAACACCATCCAAAAATCTATTCAACGTATGCGTGACATCGACCAAATGGAAGCAGACGGCACTTTCGATGTTTTACCTAAGAAAGAAGTTTCTGAATTAACCAAAGAACGTCAAAAATTAGTAGACAACTTAGGTGGTATGGCAGATATGCCTGCTATTCCTGATGCTATCTTCGTGGTTGACCCACGCAAGGAAGAAATCGCTGTTAAGGAAGCTAAGAAGTTAAATATTCCTATCATCGCTATGGTTGACACCAACTGTGACCCAGATGACATCGATTATGTCATTCCTTCTAACGATGACGCTATCCGTGCCATTCGTTTGATTGCTAGCCGTTTAGCAGACGCTGTTATCGAAGGAAATCATGGGGAAGACGAAGAAGCTGACGATCAAGAACTTGCAACCGACGAAGATCTTGAAAAAGTTGCTCAACAATTTGCAAGCGAAAACGAAGAATAATCGCTTAACTATTGCAGTTAAGATTTAAAAATAGTAAGATATAATAGAGTAGATAGCTATCTTCTTAGGTAACTGAAGCTTCAAGTAGCTTTTACTTATGAGATAGCTATTTTTTTGAAAGATTTGAAGTGTAAACTTTATTCTAGGAGGAATAAGAGAATGGCAATCAGTGCAAAATTAGTCAAAGAATTACGTGATCAAACAGGCGTTGGGATGATGGATGCTAAGAAAGCTTTGGAAGCTACCGATGGCGACATGGACAAGGCTGTGGACTTCCTTCGTGAATCCGGCCAAATGAAAGCTGCTAAGAAGGCTGACCGTATTGCTGCTGAAGGGCTTGCTAAGGTTTATGTAGACGGCAATACAGCGGTTGTTTTGGAAGTGAACGCTGAAACAGACTTCGCTGCTAAGAACGAAAAATTCACCAACTTAGTAGAAACTATTGGTCACGCGCTCTTAAAGGC includes the following:
- the mltG gene encoding endolytic transglycosylase MltG, which codes for MLKKSKKVKNNQSRRAKKSSSFSRRLVKSLIFTLTLVVVVFALLMAFLMKSGGTGAKKDVKVEIPTGATSDQIAYILDKEGVVFSGDLFKIYMRVVKHSPIQAGTYQLTTASGFDKALNDLQDKKHVKVNVLLLKEGQTLEQMAEAMAAYFNLSKQDVMDQLTDPDFVQECVAKYPKLLSGVKNNQDVRYQLEGYLFPATYEVKPTDSLKTLVDKMLQESEKIRQKYASTFQGQDLTWHQILTLASIIEREASSDEDRQMVSGVFYNRLEAGMPLQSDVTLLYAHKAHLAYVTEADTQIDSPYNLYTNKGLGPGPFNSPSESSIRAALSPKKNDYFFFVANLDTKKVYYSKTYEEHEALVKEHVSEDNAKYNH
- the rpsB gene encoding 30S ribosomal protein S2, translating into MAQVSMKQLLEAGVHFGHQTRRWNPKMDRYIFTERNGIYVIDLQQTVKLIDEAYDFIRDIAAEGGNILFVGTKKQAQQAVEEEAIRCGQYYVNHRWLGGLLTNWNTIQKSIQRMRDIDQMEADGTFDVLPKKEVSELTKERQKLVDNLGGMADMPAIPDAIFVVDPRKEEIAVKEAKKLNIPIIAMVDTNCDPDDIDYVIPSNDDAIRAIRLIASRLADAVIEGNHGEDEEADDQELATDEDLEKVAQQFASENEE
- the greA gene encoding transcription elongation factor GreA produces the protein MTQETFPMTEEGKKRLEAELEDLKVRRRPEIIERIKIARGFGDLSENSEYESAKNEQSALEGQIAKLEHMIRYAEIIDPSAAGEDTVSIGKRVKFIELPDGEAETYEIVGKAEADPFGGRISNESPIAKAIIGHQVGEKVDIETPGGQFTVEILSVETA